The Candidatus Palauibacter soopunensis sequence TCGCCCGCCATCAGCCAGCCGCCCACCAGGACCGCGTCGGCGCCCGCGGACCCCGCCGCCGCCGCGTCCTCCGCGGACCGGATCCCGCTCTCCGCCACGGCCACGACATCGGCCGGAAGCCCCTCGATCAGGCTCAACGAGCGCTCGATATCCACCTCGAAGGTCGCGAGGTCCCGCGCGTTCACGCCGACGATCCGGGCCCCGGCCTGGAGCGCCCGCTCGATCTCCTCCTCGTCGTGCGCCTCCACGAGCGCTCCGAGGCCGAGGTCGTTCGCGAGTTCGAGCAGTTCACGCAGCCGGGCGTCGCGGAGCGCACGTACGATGAGGAGGATCGCATCCGCGCCCGCGGCCCGCGCCTCGTACAATTGGACGGGATCCAGCGTGAAGTCCTTGCGGAGGACGGGGACCCCCACGGCGTCCTTCGCCGACCTGAGGTCGTCCAGCGAGCCGCCGAAGTAGCGCTCGTCCGTGAGGACGGAAATCGCGGCCGCCCCCGCGGAGGCGTACACGCTCGCCACGCCCGCCGCCTGCGCGTACGGGTTGATGTCGCCGGCGGAGGGAGATCGGCGCTTGAACTCCGCGACGACGGAGACTTCCCCGGGCCGGCGCAGAGACGCCTCGAAACCCCGCGGGGGCCGAGCTTCATCCGCCTGCGCGCGAATCGCGCTCCGGAACAACTGGAGGCGCGCGACCTCTTCCCGCTTTGCCGCGAGGATCTCTTCGAGAATCGTTTTGGATGCCATGGGCGCCAAGCTGCGACCGCCGGTATCCCGCCGCAAAACCTCGCCGCCGGCCGCGGTCCGCGTGGAAGGTTGCGCTTCGGTGCATGTTCGGGTATACTTCGGTAACCTTTCGGCCCCCGCAAGGGTCTGCGGTGGGCCGCGCAGTGCGGAAGCGCGAGCGGAGTGAGAAACGATGGCGCTTACGAAGCGACAGCGCGAGATGCTGGACTTCCTCGAGGGCTTCATACGGTTCCGCGGGTATTCGCCGAGCTTCGAGGAGATCGCGGAGGAGTTCGGCTACCGCTCGCTCGCGACGGTGCACGAGCACCTCCAGAACCTGCAGGCGAAGGGGTATATCCGAAAAAACTACAACGAGAGTCGATCGGTCGAACTGGTGGAGGGAAAAATCCAGGTCGCCGCGGTCGAACTGCCGCTGTACGGCAACGTGGCGGCGGGTCAGCCCATAGAGGTCATCCAGGAGCAGGAGACCGTCTCCGTTCCCGAAGACATGATCGCGGGTTCCCTGAGCGAACACTATGTGCTCCGGGTCCGCGGCGATTCGATGATCGACGAACAGATCCGCGACGGCGACTACGTCATCGTCCAGTCGCGCGAGACGGCGCACAACGGCGAAATGGTGATCGCCCTCGTCGAGGGCGAGAACGCCACCATGAAGAAGTTCTACCTGGAGCAGGAGCGCGTTCGGCTTCAGCCCGCGAATCCGGCGCTCGCGCCGATGTACCTGCACCCATCGCAGGTGACGATCCAGGGCGTCGTGATCGGCGTGATCCGGCGCTACTGACGCCCGGACGAAAAAACCTCACTGCAGTTGACGGAGGACCGCTCTCGACTCCCCGAGAGTTCCCGTCCCGACGGCCACCCACCTCCCACCAAAAACCGTCGGGGCGGAGGTTCCCGTCTCCGGAACTCGCCGCTACAACACGTCCCGCCCCAGAAGCGGGCGTACGTACTCCTCGACGAATGCCGAAAGCAGCCGGTCGGGGGCGATGCGCTCGAGATCCGCGAGCGAGTGCCCCGGCCACGTGTGCGCCTTCCGGTTCAGCGTACGACGGGCGAATCCGAGACGGCCGCCCGCATTCGTCCAACTGGAACCGGACAGACGAAGCTGGTGGGCCCTGAGGATGACGAGCGCGCTCAGGAACCGGCAGAGCGTGGCCCCGCCGTTGACGCGGGCCGTGAACTCGTGGGAGAGCGTGACCGGAGAACTGCCCATGGCGGTGGCCAGCGCTCCGACGCTGTGAACCGGGTCGCTTCCCGCTTGCCGCAAGCTGTGGACCAGGGCGCGGCGAAGAGCCGGCGGCAGTGCGGAGCGGCGGATTCTATCGGCCAGCTGCACCAATGCCGTGGTCTCGCAGGCGGCCTCGATTCGGGAGCGAAGCCGAGCGGCGGGATCGTCGAACCAGACCAGAGCGGAGCAGCGCGTGGAGGCCAGCAGCTTCGCGGCATCCGCGTCGCGGTCCGTGACGAGAATGACCGGCACCCATGGCATCTCCCGCTCGAGTCGAGCGAGGAGACCGATCCTCTCGCGCAGAAAACGTGTGTGGCAGCCGACGACGACGCAGTCGAGGCGGCCGCGGTCGTACTCGAGGTGGCCGTGGTCGCAGTCGAGGCGGCTGTGGTCGCAACCGGGGTCCGCAGCGAGTTCCTCGGCGTTTTCCACGACCTGAACGTCGCCGTCGACCGCCCGCCTTATCCTGTCCGCATCACGAGGCGTATCCGCGAAGACCCGGATCATTTCGGCCGACTCCTCCCCGGTGCCCTTCCCACTTCATGCCGCCGACTACCCGCTGGACCCGTTCGGAGTTCCGCTGCCCGCCGTGGACCGCCAAGCTGCGGCAGGGCCCGTCAAAGGCTGGAAGCGAGAGCCGCCGCCCCGACGGTTTTTTTGGTGGGAGGTGGGTGGCCGTCGAGACGGCGACTCTCGCTGCCTTCAAAGATGGGGACCGTCCGGCAGCCGGGAAGGGACAAAATCCGCCAATGTGGGACGATTCTTGCCGAAAGCGGACGAAATCATCCTGCGACCTCGTCCGGAAACGGACGGAACTCGGTCATAGCCGCCGTTGGGCACCGTCGCGCCCGAGGCCAGCACGAACCTGGATGAATCGGCTACTGCGTCGAGGCTCGCGCCACGCACCTCCAGCGGCGCGGCGCTCGTCGCAGGCTCGACGGCGCCGTTCGAGCAGGCGCCGAACCATGGCGAGCGGAATCCACATCGACAGCCGGGGGGGCTTTCTCATTCCGGGTTCCTCCCTACCAACGCTGGCGTCGCCGAACGCCGTGTCCGCTCGGGCGCCGGCGCCATTGAAGCACCGCAACAGATGCGGCGACCGCGATGACTCCGACCCAGATGGTTTTGGCCACGTTCCTCATTTGTCCCCCTCCGTTCGGCGCAGGCTCGCAGGGTTAAGCTCGGAGGTCGCCGGAGAGCCGGTAAGGGACAACATCGATGAATAGGGGACGATATTTGCCGAAAGGGGACACAATCATCCTGCGACCGACTCCGCAGCCTCGCGGGCCGGCTTCCAGGCTACGAATCGACGGGGTCAGACCGTCGGTCGAAACGTCTGCAGGGATCGAACGTGCGCCTCGGCCGCGCCGGAATCGATGGATTGCTCGGCGGCGGCGACGCCGGCGGCCAGGGTGTCCACGTCGCCCGCGACCCAGAAGGCGGCGGCGGCGTTGAGCACGACGGCCGCGCGGCCGGCCCCGGCTTCGTCGCCGCCGATCACGCGCCGGACTCGTTCCGCGTTCTCCTCCGGTTCGCCTCCGGCCAGATCGCCGGGTGCGTACTCGGGCCAGCCGAAGTCGGACGGCGCAACCTCGAACTCGGACAGCGTCCCGTTCTCGATGCGGAAGACCCGGGTCGGGCCGAGGGGGCTCAGTTCGTCCATACCGGGCTCGCCGTGGACGACGAGCGCGCGCTCGTGGCCGAGTTCGAGGAGGGTGTCGGCGACGAGGCGCTGAAGATCGGGGTGGGCGACGCCGACGACCTGCCGCCGCACGCCCGCGGGGTTCGCGAGCGGGCCGAGCAGGTTCATGATCGTCGTCACGCCGAGCGCGGCGCGGACGGGGCCCACATGCCGCATGGCCGGATGGTGGGCCGGCGCGAACATGAACACGAACCCGGTCTCCTCGAACATCCGCTTCTCGTCCTCGGGAGGAAGTTCGATGGGGATCCCGAGCATCTCGAGCACATCGGCGCTGCCACACTTCGAGGTGAACGAACGGTTGCCGTGCTTCGCGATGCGGACGCCGCCGGCCGCGGCAACGAATGCGGCCGCGGTCGAGATGTTGAACGTGGTCAGCGTGCCCCCGCCCGTCCCGCAGGTGTCGATGATGCGGTCGTCGTCCAGGAGGAGCGGAATCATGGCCTTCCGGAGCGCGCGGACGCCGCCGGCGACCTCGGCGGCCGTTTCCCCGCGCATCCTGAGCGCCGCGAGGAGCGCGGCCATCTCGGCCTGCGTGGCCTCGCCGCTCATGAAGCGGTCAAACGTGGCTTCGGCGGCGGCGGCATCCAGGGTCTCTCCGGAGAGGACGCGCCGGATCGTGTTCGTCACCTGGTTTCCTCCTGGTTTCCCGTTGTCGGCTGGAAGTCGCTAATCTTCGCGCATGTCAGATGCCGCGGCCCCGCGCGCCCGTTTCCGGGCCACGATCGAGTACGATGGGACCTCCTTCCACGGATCCCAACTACAGCCCGGGGTGCGCACCGTCCAGCGCGAGGTGGAGGAGGCGCTCGGGAAACTCTTCGATCAGCCGGTCCGAATCGACCTCGCCGGCCGCACGGACGCCGGGGTTCACGCGACGGCGCAGGAGATCGCGTTCGGCGGGCCGCCCGCCTGGAGTGCGGAGGAGCTGGCCCGGGCGCTCGGGGCCTGTCTTCCCGACGACATCGCGGTCCGGAAGGCGAGGAACGCGGCGGACGATTTTCATCCGCGCTTCGACGCCGAGGGGCGCCGCTACCGGTATGTCATCGCGGAAGGCGGCCGGAGGCGGCCGTTCCTGCGCGACCGCGCATGGATCCCGCGGTGGCCGCTGGACCGCGACGCGCTCGCCCGGCTTGCGGGGGCGATCCCCGGGGAACGGTCGTTCGAGCGCTTTGCCCGCGCCGGGCAGCCCGAGCGCGGGACGCGCTGCCGGGTCGCGAGCGCGGCCTGGTGCTTCGACCCCCCGCCTTTCGTCTCCTTCGAGATCGTCGCCGACCGCTTCCTCCACCACATGGTGCGCTACCTCGTGGGGACCTCCGTGGAAATCGCCGCGGGGCGCCGTCCGTCCGAAGACTTCGAGCGACTGTTGGTGGGAGAAGCCGCATCGAGACCGGTCTTCCCCGCTCCGCCGGGCGGGCTCTACCTGACGGGCGTTCGGTACGGCGGCGAATGGAATTCCGGCCCCGGGATCCCCTGGCTCCCGGCCGAAGGGCATCGAACGTGAACCCTGCGGGGTGGTTCGGCGTACAGTTATCGTGTGGCCTGAAGATCTCACGAGCGACATGAGGTGGCGGAGTCCATGAACGAGGGAAATCGGGTCAGGAGACTGCTGGCGTCGGCCGCGCGCGTGTTCGTCGCGGCCACGGTCCTGATCTTTGCCGGCCTCGGAGTGGGGGCGCTCGTCACCACACTGGGGAACGGGCCGCCGCCGGAGGAGGAGAGCCGGCCCGCGACCAATCCGTTCGCCCGCACCTCCCTGGCGGACCCCGCGAACCGGACCGCGCCTCAGTCGGTGGCCGAGATATCGGGCGCCCGGCGGACGCCCACCGTCATCGCCGCGGTCCGTGTTCTCCCCTCCGTCGTGAGTCTTCGGACCGAGCGGACCGTCCAGTCGCAGGACATGTTCGCTCGCTTCTTCAACCGCGGAGGCCGTTCGCGGGTCGAGGCCGGCCTGGGTTCCGGATTCGCCATCGATGACGCGGGCACCATCGTCACGAACGCGCACGTCGTGAGCGGCGCGGACCGCATCGAGGTGGTGGACCGCGACGGACAGCGGTTCGAGGCCGAAGTGGTGGGCTTCGACGAACTCACCGACCTCGCCGTCGTGAGGGTCCCCCCCGGCCGCGTGCCCGCGGCTCCGCTGGGCACGTCCTCGAATCTCCTCATCGGGGAGCCCGCGGTGGCACTCGGGAATCCGTCGGGCTACGCCCTCCGCAACACCGAGGCGACGGTCACGTCAGGCGTGGTCAGCGGCGTGGGACGCGACATCCAGGCGCCGGGCGGCGAGGAGGTGCTCTACGCCGACATGATCCAGACCGACGCGTCGATCAACCCGGGCAATTCGGGCGGTCCGCTCGCGAACGCGGACGGCGACGTCATCGGCGTGAACAGTTCGATCTTCTCGCGCTCCGGCGGGTCGGAGGGGATGGGCTTCGCGATCCCCATCGATCGGGCGCTCGTCGTCGCCTCCGAACTCCTCCAGTTCGGGCGCGTGCGCCGGCCGTGGGCGGGACTGCAGGTGCTCACCGACCGGCCCGACCCCGAATCCGTGTTCGGCCGGCCGCTCGTCGTCGAGGTCCTGGAGGGGACGCCGGCGGACGACGCGGGACTGCGGGCGGGGGACGAGATCGTGACCCTCAACGGGCGCGTCATCAACCACGACCTCGACTGGCAGGTGGGCCTGGTGGACGCCGGAGTGGGATCGACCGTGGACGTGACCTTCCAGAGGGGGGGAAGTGAACTCCAGGCGCGATTCCGGCTGGACGAGCTGCCGACGGGGCGGGCCGAGCGCATCGAGGTGCTCGCGGGGCTCCGGCTGATCACGGTCACGTCCCAGATCCAGCAGGAACTCAACCTCCGCGTCGACGCCGGCGCGCTCATCGCCTC is a genomic window containing:
- the trpC gene encoding indole-3-glycerol phosphate synthase TrpC, encoding MASKTILEEILAAKREEVARLQLFRSAIRAQADEARPPRGFEASLRRPGEVSVVAEFKRRSPSAGDINPYAQAAGVASVYASAGAAAISVLTDERYFGGSLDDLRSAKDAVGVPVLRKDFTLDPVQLYEARAAGADAILLIVRALRDARLRELLELANDLGLGALVEAHDEEEIERALQAGARIVGVNARDLATFEVDIERSLSLIEGLPADVVAVAESGIRSAEDAAAAGSAGADAVLVGGWLMAGDPAAGVEALVGHPRRPRSGRMQPAGAEAAIDDDGAP
- the lexA gene encoding transcriptional repressor LexA, whose product is MALTKRQREMLDFLEGFIRFRGYSPSFEEIAEEFGYRSLATVHEHLQNLQAKGYIRKNYNESRSVELVEGKIQVAAVELPLYGNVAAGQPIEVIQEQETVSVPEDMIAGSLSEHYVLRVRGDSMIDEQIRDGDYVIVQSRETAHNGEMVIALVEGENATMKKFYLEQERVRLQPANPALAPMYLHPSQVTIQGVVIGVIRRY
- the trpD gene encoding anthranilate phosphoribosyltransferase, which translates into the protein MTNTIRRVLSGETLDAAAAEATFDRFMSGEATQAEMAALLAALRMRGETAAEVAGGVRALRKAMIPLLLDDDRIIDTCGTGGGTLTTFNISTAAAFVAAAGGVRIAKHGNRSFTSKCGSADVLEMLGIPIELPPEDEKRMFEETGFVFMFAPAHHPAMRHVGPVRAALGVTTIMNLLGPLANPAGVRRQVVGVAHPDLQRLVADTLLELGHERALVVHGEPGMDELSPLGPTRVFRIENGTLSEFEVAPSDFGWPEYAPGDLAGGEPEENAERVRRVIGGDEAGAGRAAVVLNAAAAFWVAGDVDTLAAGVAAAEQSIDSGAAEAHVRSLQTFRPTV
- the truA gene encoding tRNA pseudouridine(38-40) synthase TruA, with amino-acid sequence MSDAAAPRARFRATIEYDGTSFHGSQLQPGVRTVQREVEEALGKLFDQPVRIDLAGRTDAGVHATAQEIAFGGPPAWSAEELARALGACLPDDIAVRKARNAADDFHPRFDAEGRRYRYVIAEGGRRRPFLRDRAWIPRWPLDRDALARLAGAIPGERSFERFARAGQPERGTRCRVASAAWCFDPPPFVSFEIVADRFLHHMVRYLVGTSVEIAAGRRPSEDFERLLVGEAASRPVFPAPPGGLYLTGVRYGGEWNSGPGIPWLPAEGHRT
- a CDS encoding trypsin-like peptidase domain-containing protein, translated to MNEGNRVRRLLASAARVFVAATVLIFAGLGVGALVTTLGNGPPPEEESRPATNPFARTSLADPANRTAPQSVAEISGARRTPTVIAAVRVLPSVVSLRTERTVQSQDMFARFFNRGGRSRVEAGLGSGFAIDDAGTIVTNAHVVSGADRIEVVDRDGQRFEAEVVGFDELTDLAVVRVPPGRVPAAPLGTSSNLLIGEPAVALGNPSGYALRNTEATVTSGVVSGVGRDIQAPGGEEVLYADMIQTDASINPGNSGGPLANADGDVIGVNSSIFSRSGGSEGMGFAIPIDRALVVASELLQFGRVRRPWAGLQVLTDRPDPESVFGRPLVVEVLEGTPADDAGLRAGDEIVTLNGRVINHDLDWQVGLVDAGVGSTVDVTFQRGGSELQARFRLDELPTGRAERIEVLAGLRLITVTSQIQQELNLRVDAGALIASVGDEARGTRLREGDVILSINRNEVRSAEDAGELFEYYARSGDGSVQLYIARGTEIGYLRPFRVR